The following proteins are encoded in a genomic region of Paenibacillus sp. FSL H3-0469:
- a CDS encoding amidase family protein, with protein sequence MSFEIVEATIAEIGAALDSGELTSRQLVLMYLERIADHDKSGLTVNSVLEINPDALFIAESLDAERLHQGPRGPLHGIPVLLKDNINTGDNMHTSAGSLALADSFAGEDAFIVSRLREAGAIIMGKANMTEFANFMTNGMPSGYSSRGGQVLNPYNISTPTGGSSAGSAVAVACNFCTVSVGTETSGSILNPGNLGSIIGIKPTVGLISRSGILPLSSTQDTAGPMARTVRDAVLLLNALLGQDDGDAAMGTNRGKVHKDYTVFLDADGLRGARIGIPRDYYFEELTEEQLALFNASVERMRELGATIIDPAEITTAREISYSSVVLNEFKTSLNAYLARLGPGAPMRTLKDIIDFNHAHPVETLKFGQATLLDAELTTSGTFTEPQYLRDRMTDLRLCKEQGIDATMREHQLDALLFPADFGARITSRAGYPSIVVPSGYTSAGAPFGVTFSARAYEEPVLIRLAYAYEQNYKVRKPPSLRSFI encoded by the coding sequence ATGAGTTTTGAAATCGTAGAAGCTACTATAGCGGAGATTGGGGCTGCTCTGGATTCCGGTGAGCTCACATCCAGGCAATTAGTCCTGATGTATCTGGAGCGCATTGCCGATCATGACAAAAGCGGCCTGACCGTCAATTCCGTGCTGGAAATTAATCCGGATGCGCTGTTCATCGCTGAATCCCTGGATGCCGAACGCCTGCACCAGGGGCCGCGCGGACCGCTGCACGGCATACCGGTGCTATTGAAGGATAACATTAATACCGGGGATAACATGCATACCAGCGCAGGCTCGCTCGCGTTGGCGGACTCTTTTGCCGGAGAGGATGCCTTCATCGTCAGCAGACTGCGCGAGGCCGGGGCTATCATTATGGGCAAAGCCAACATGACGGAATTCGCCAATTTCATGACGAATGGCATGCCCTCCGGCTACAGCTCCCGGGGCGGGCAGGTGCTGAATCCCTACAACATCTCCACACCGACAGGCGGCTCCAGCGCCGGGTCTGCGGTAGCGGTGGCCTGTAATTTCTGCACAGTCTCGGTTGGAACGGAAACCTCCGGCTCCATCCTCAATCCCGGCAATCTCGGCTCCATTATCGGTATTAAGCCCACGGTGGGGCTGATCAGCCGCTCCGGTATTCTTCCGCTCTCCAGCACGCAGGATACCGCCGGGCCTATGGCACGAACGGTCCGGGATGCCGTCCTTCTGCTGAATGCCCTGCTCGGTCAGGATGACGGCGATGCGGCGATGGGTACGAACAGAGGTAAGGTTCATAAAGATTATACGGTTTTCCTGGACGCAGACGGTCTGCGGGGAGCAAGAATCGGAATTCCGCGCGATTATTACTTCGAGGAGCTGACGGAGGAGCAGCTGGCGCTGTTCAATGCCTCTGTGGAGCGAATGCGGGAGCTCGGAGCAACCATCATTGATCCGGCCGAGATTACAACAGCACGGGAGATCAGCTATTCGTCCGTGGTGCTGAATGAATTCAAAACCTCGCTGAACGCATACCTCGCCCGCCTGGGTCCGGGTGCACCAATGCGTACCCTGAAGGATATTATAGATTTCAATCATGCCCATCCGGTAGAGACACTGAAGTTCGGGCAAGCTACCCTGCTCGATGCCGAACTTACGACCTCAGGCACCTTCACCGAGCCGCAATATCTGCGTGACCGCATGACCGATCTCAGGCTCTGCAAGGAGCAGGGCATCGATGCCACTATGCGCGAGCATCAGCTCGATGCCCTGCTGTTCCCGGCTGACTTCGGCGCACGGATTACCTCAAGAGCCGGATATCCGTCCATCGTGGTGCCGTCAGGCTATACCTCAGCCGGTGCCCCCTTCGGCGTAACCTTCTCCGCCCGGGCTTATGAAGAACCGGTGCTTATCAGACTGGCCTATGCTTATGAGCAGAACTATAAGGTGCGCAAGCCGCCTTCACTCCGCAGCTTCATCTGA
- a CDS encoding spore germination protein, with the protein MFGMILSYIPGWAIFAQAGVAMLVPLLLAYLYKSLYKLVGSGRGQIGHGARTLPQQQPPLASEESSARFTGNLQADLQAVKSGIGNNSDVHFRAFTNANTGAQGVVIHVDGMQSDRLLSMEAMQYLMYEMPAGPQSSVEMAGHRLPFSELREEVHIRDFNRSVLFGHAALLIEGLRCGLLIEMPGAPSRQADEPVSEALLRGPRLGFTEALSENTSILRRQGLSDQLEMVSFRAGTAIEREIVVAYMKDIVNADLLDEVKNRIGKLDMDFLAESGYIEQLIEDNYLSPFQQLQNTERPDRVISALLEGRVAILLDGTPFVLIAPVTFSMLLQSPEDYYDRWLPGTLLRLLRFGASFFALMAPALYISFISFHPGLIPTELAITIIKTRQGVPFPSLIEVLILEVAIEILREAGIRLPKPIGPAMGIVGGLIIGDAAVQAGIVSPFLVITVAVTAISSFSIPMYSAGITLRMLRFAGMLFASVLGMYGTILFFLLICCHLTKLKSFGVPYLTPLSPFRLSDWKDLFLRAPMALMKRRPKMMKTKQSKRRS; encoded by the coding sequence CTGTTCGGTATGATTCTTTCCTATATACCCGGCTGGGCAATCTTCGCCCAGGCGGGTGTGGCTATGCTTGTTCCGCTGCTCCTGGCCTATCTCTATAAATCGCTCTACAAGCTGGTAGGCAGCGGACGCGGCCAGATTGGGCACGGCGCAAGAACCCTTCCGCAGCAGCAGCCGCCTTTGGCTTCAGAGGAATCCTCCGCCCGGTTTACCGGTAATCTCCAGGCTGACCTGCAGGCGGTTAAATCCGGCATCGGCAACAACAGCGATGTCCATTTCAGAGCATTCACAAATGCGAACACAGGTGCACAAGGAGTCGTCATCCATGTCGACGGGATGCAGAGTGACCGGCTGCTCAGTATGGAAGCCATGCAATACCTGATGTATGAGATGCCTGCCGGTCCACAGTCTTCTGTTGAAATGGCCGGGCATCGTCTTCCCTTCAGCGAGCTTAGAGAGGAAGTGCATATCAGGGACTTCAATAGGTCAGTCCTCTTCGGCCATGCCGCCCTCCTGATCGAAGGGCTGCGCTGCGGGCTTCTGATCGAGATGCCCGGTGCTCCCAGCCGCCAGGCGGACGAGCCGGTCTCCGAAGCGCTGCTCCGCGGGCCCAGACTGGGCTTCACGGAAGCGCTCAGCGAGAATACCTCTATTTTGCGCCGCCAGGGCCTTAGCGATCAGCTTGAGATGGTATCCTTCCGGGCAGGGACCGCTATTGAGAGGGAGATCGTTGTGGCCTACATGAAGGATATCGTGAACGCTGATCTGCTGGACGAGGTCAAGAACCGGATCGGCAAGCTCGATATGGATTTTCTGGCCGAATCGGGTTATATCGAGCAGCTCATTGAAGATAATTATCTCAGTCCGTTCCAGCAGCTGCAGAATACAGAACGGCCGGACAGAGTGATCAGTGCCCTGCTGGAAGGGCGGGTCGCCATTCTGCTGGATGGCACACCCTTTGTACTAATCGCACCGGTAACCTTCAGCATGCTGCTGCAGTCGCCGGAAGACTATTATGATCGCTGGCTGCCGGGAACACTTCTGCGGCTGCTGCGTTTTGGCGCCTCCTTCTTTGCCCTGATGGCTCCGGCCCTGTACATCTCGTTCATCTCATTTCATCCGGGGCTGATTCCTACGGAACTGGCGATTACGATTATCAAGACCCGGCAGGGTGTTCCCTTCCCCTCTCTGATAGAGGTGCTGATTCTGGAGGTCGCCATCGAGATTCTTAGGGAAGCGGGCATCCGGCTGCCGAAGCCGATCGGTCCGGCGATGGGTATCGTCGGCGGTCTGATCATCGGTGATGCAGCGGTCCAGGCCGGGATCGTCAGTCCGTTCCTGGTCATTACGGTCGCCGTAACCGCCATCTCCTCCTTCTCCATTCCGATGTACAGCGCCGGAATCACCCTGCGGATGCTGCGCTTCGCCGGCATGCTATTCGCCTCGGTGCTGGGAATGTACGGGACCATTCTGTTCTTCCTGCTGATCTGCTGCCACCTGACCAAGCTCAAGAGCTTCGGAGTGCCTTATCTGACCCCGCTCTCCCCGTTCCGGCTCAGTGACTGGAAGGATCTGTTCCTGCGCGCTCCGATGGCCCTGATGAAGCGCAGACCGAAAATGATGAAGACTAAGCAGAGTAAACGAAGATCATAA
- a CDS encoding DUF1273 domain-containing protein, whose product MKTLLVTGYRAHELGIYDSKHQGIPYIKKALANRIIPLVEEGLEWVITPGQYGVDLWACEVVLELKKQYPGLKLGIITAHASPEEKWKEEKQNEYRRIVAGADYYGAVSNAPYDGSWQFKARDDLLLRKSDGILLFYDEDAAESSAKFTKERVVKLHAEGDYELHLMHAEEIQSIADEENRHDYD is encoded by the coding sequence ATGAAGACTTTACTGGTCACAGGCTACCGGGCCCATGAGCTCGGCATTTATGACAGCAAGCATCAGGGCATTCCCTATATCAAAAAAGCACTCGCGAACCGGATCATTCCGCTGGTGGAGGAGGGACTGGAATGGGTCATCACGCCCGGGCAATATGGCGTTGATCTGTGGGCTTGCGAAGTAGTACTGGAGCTGAAGAAGCAATATCCAGGACTGAAGCTGGGTATTATTACGGCGCATGCGTCACCGGAAGAGAAGTGGAAGGAAGAGAAGCAGAATGAATACCGCCGCATTGTAGCCGGTGCTGACTACTATGGAGCCGTTAGCAATGCTCCCTATGACGGGAGCTGGCAGTTCAAGGCCAGAGATGATCTGCTGCTGCGCAAAAGCGACGGGATTCTGTTGTTCTACGACGAGGATGCAGCGGAGAGCAGTGCGAAGTTCACTAAAGAGCGGGTCGTGAAGCTGCATGCCGAAGGCGATTATGAGCTGCATCTGATGCATGCAGAGGAGATTCAGAGCATTGCCGATGAAGAGAACCGGCATGACTATGATTGA
- a CDS encoding YciI family protein translates to MTMIEGEMFMNEETAYPEDICYVILLSPTEQDRRDKEIIRAHVKHLQELERSGQLVLCGPFSDSPGGMVIIRAASREAAAAIAERDPYVTSGIRSYELRTWGLSHEGNRHMGIAAD, encoded by the coding sequence ATGACTATGATTGAAGGAGAGATGTTCATGAATGAGGAGACGGCTTATCCCGAGGATATCTGTTACGTCATTCTGCTGAGTCCTACAGAGCAGGACCGAAGGGATAAGGAGATTATCCGGGCGCATGTCAAGCATCTGCAGGAACTGGAGCGAAGCGGCCAACTGGTATTATGCGGACCGTTCAGTGACAGCCCTGGAGGGATGGTGATTATCCGCGCAGCTTCCCGCGAGGCAGCGGCAGCTATTGCAGAGCGGGACCCGTATGTCACTTCAGGTATCCGCAGCTACGAGCTGCGCACCTGGGGCCTGTCCCATGAAGGCAACAGGCATATGGGCATAGCCGCAGATTAG
- a CDS encoding GerAB/ArcD/ProY family transporter produces the protein MFIRTDDKITATQTAIFLNNTLLGAGVLTLPRSVSKSVGTPDGWISTLLGGAIVMLAVLLMVKISQQFPGKTVFQYSRLLTGRFIGGLLSMLLILYFITIAGFEIRTLAEVTLFFLLEGTPIWAVILPFLWLSTYLVYGGINSIARVYTIVFPISIMILLISFVLSLRMFDIDNLRPVLGDGWSPVFAGLKSTVLVFTGCEVAMTLVAFMDDPKKAVKAMVGGLAILLSIYFLTIIIVIGGISIDSAISSTWPTIDLLRSFEVPGFFFERLEFPFMVIWLMQMFCNFSSFFFQSSLGLSQIFKLKVHPVIYALVPLLFISAMLPKSLGDLFALGDTIGKMGLGLFLLVPVLLSIVWLIRVKGLKQHV, from the coding sequence ATGTTCATACGTACCGATGATAAAATTACCGCTACACAAACAGCCATTTTCCTGAACAATACCTTGCTGGGCGCAGGTGTGCTCACACTGCCGCGCAGCGTGAGCAAGAGTGTCGGAACCCCGGACGGCTGGATCTCCACCCTGCTCGGCGGAGCTATTGTGATGCTGGCTGTACTTCTTATGGTGAAGATCAGCCAGCAATTTCCGGGAAAAACCGTCTTTCAGTACTCAAGGCTGCTGACCGGCCGGTTCATCGGCGGCCTTCTGTCCATGCTGTTAATCCTGTATTTCATCACTATCGCCGGCTTTGAGATCCGTACACTGGCCGAGGTTACCTTGTTTTTTCTGCTGGAGGGGACTCCGATCTGGGCTGTGATCCTTCCTTTTCTCTGGCTGAGCACCTACCTCGTGTACGGAGGCATCAATTCTATTGCCCGTGTCTACACCATTGTTTTTCCGATCAGCATTATGATTCTGCTCATCTCCTTCGTGCTCAGCCTGCGGATGTTCGATATCGATAATCTGCGTCCTGTACTCGGCGACGGATGGTCCCCCGTATTCGCAGGGCTCAAATCCACCGTGCTTGTATTCACCGGCTGTGAAGTGGCCATGACGCTTGTGGCATTCATGGATGACCCCAAAAAGGCTGTCAAAGCCATGGTTGGAGGCCTGGCCATCCTGCTGTCCATCTATTTTCTGACTATCATAATAGTGATCGGAGGCATCTCTATTGATTCCGCCATCTCCAGCACCTGGCCTACTATCGATCTACTGCGCAGCTTTGAGGTGCCGGGTTTTTTCTTCGAGCGTCTGGAATTCCCGTTCATGGTCATTTGGCTGATGCAGATGTTCTGCAACTTCAGCAGCTTCTTTTTCCAGTCCTCGCTGGGTCTCTCACAGATCTTCAAGCTTAAGGTTCACCCGGTTATCTATGCCCTGGTTCCGCTGCTGTTCATTTCGGCCATGCTGCCCAAATCCTTAGGCGATCTGTTCGCACTCGGAGATACCATAGGCAAGATGGGGTTGGGGCTGTTCCTGCTGGTGCCTGTCCTGCTCTCTATTGTCTGGCTTATCCGGGTGAAGGGGCTGAAGCAGCATGTATAG
- a CDS encoding YceI family protein: MKKKTIALTAAIVVIAGAITAFILVNNSLGNKVEIESVIPEQAQNSGAQKEGTANAAAAAAAVTPEQLNGTWNISEPSKVYWSVTTSKETVNFVDPSVKGTWKVNLEDASAMTGEGSVDMNALDSGTAQRDEHVKGADFLSVAEFPEATFTVKSFSELPKEWTEGAAVPVQLQGTLTVKGIEKEVTFDSQAAYSGGELKLSGTTTVTFEDFGLSNPHSIVLSTENNLEVRLELVLKK, from the coding sequence ATGAAGAAGAAAACCATTGCGTTAACCGCAGCTATCGTCGTCATTGCAGGAGCCATCACGGCCTTCATCTTAGTGAACAACAGCCTTGGCAATAAGGTGGAGATTGAATCGGTGATTCCGGAGCAGGCCCAGAACAGCGGAGCGCAGAAGGAAGGAACAGCCAATGCGGCGGCGGCCGCAGCTGCTGTAACCCCGGAGCAGCTGAACGGAACCTGGAACATTTCGGAGCCGTCCAAGGTCTACTGGTCCGTGACCACATCCAAAGAAACCGTGAACTTCGTAGACCCCTCCGTTAAGGGAACCTGGAAGGTAAATCTGGAAGATGCCTCCGCGATGACCGGCGAAGGGTCGGTAGACATGAACGCACTGGATTCGGGAACCGCCCAGCGGGACGAGCATGTCAAGGGAGCGGATTTCCTGTCCGTGGCAGAGTTCCCGGAGGCCACCTTCACGGTGAAGTCCTTCTCGGAGCTGCCGAAGGAATGGACAGAGGGTGCCGCAGTGCCGGTACAACTGCAGGGTACGCTGACCGTAAAGGGTATCGAGAAGGAAGTGACATTTGACTCGCAGGCCGCATACAGCGGCGGGGAGCTTAAGCTGTCGGGTACGACTACTGTAACCTTCGAGGATTTCGGCCTCAGCAATCCGCACTCCATCGTGCTCAGTACCGAGAACAACCTTGAGGTGCGCCTGGAGCTTGTGCTTAAGAAATAA
- a CDS encoding HAMP domain-containing sensor histidine kinase: protein MDNINKSKKKRNKKKTTSILTYWTLRYLLIISIGLLVTALFTFWWMQQEAMSNRMQTTGLLAQEIADRSVDTDGQLAITPSLNRLVEDRKRFFKVTEEMCVIITGPEGELLYSQPPMTDEEMRYKLNDSLTDSRTPEYKAASAQIQGDQGSLGQVLVMQSKRSLRHIPTEEITFFSIIIVFLIILSWLTIYLLSVKLAKPVQRVAAAAAQISSGQYNIVLETGAREREIHELLVSFQEMAGKLQQFEQSRAIMLAGVSHELKTPVTSIKGLLHAVREGVVEGGEADEFLDIALLETERLQHMVADLLDYNALTAGMVAVRHDNLEAAPLLEEILYQWMLTQNEEVNKPILLLPETPLVLRGDPLRIQQIIVNLLGNSLQAKTTDRKLQLKLELTSTPQGQAEITVTDNGPGIHPDSRERIFEAFYRSSGKQSLLRGLGLGLTFSRLLAEAMGGSLELGSHPPQGCTFVLRLPLAES, encoded by the coding sequence ATGGACAACATAAATAAGAGTAAGAAGAAACGCAACAAGAAGAAGACCACCTCCATTCTCACTTACTGGACTCTGAGGTATCTGCTCATCATCAGCATCGGGCTGCTGGTGACGGCGCTGTTCACCTTCTGGTGGATGCAGCAGGAGGCGATGAGCAACCGGATGCAGACGACCGGCCTGCTGGCGCAGGAGATCGCTGACCGCAGCGTGGATACAGACGGCCAATTAGCCATTACCCCGAGCCTGAACAGGCTGGTCGAGGACCGTAAACGCTTCTTCAAGGTAACTGAGGAAATGTGCGTAATCATCACCGGACCTGAAGGCGAATTGTTATACTCCCAGCCCCCGATGACGGACGAGGAGATGCGGTACAAGCTCAATGATAGCCTGACCGATTCACGGACCCCGGAATACAAAGCCGCTTCCGCACAGATCCAGGGGGACCAGGGCTCCCTGGGGCAAGTGCTGGTTATGCAGTCCAAGCGCTCCCTGCGCCACATTCCGACGGAGGAGATCACCTTCTTCTCCATCATCATAGTCTTCCTGATTATCTTAAGCTGGCTGACGATCTATCTCTTATCGGTCAAGCTGGCCAAGCCGGTTCAGCGGGTGGCTGCCGCCGCCGCGCAGATCAGCAGCGGCCAGTATAATATCGTGCTTGAGACCGGGGCCAGAGAGCGGGAGATTCACGAACTCCTCGTCTCCTTTCAGGAGATGGCGGGCAAGCTGCAGCAGTTCGAGCAGTCACGGGCCATCATGCTGGCTGGCGTGTCCCATGAGCTGAAGACGCCGGTCACCTCAATTAAAGGACTGCTCCATGCAGTACGCGAGGGCGTTGTCGAAGGCGGGGAAGCCGATGAATTCCTCGATATCGCTCTGCTTGAGACCGAACGGCTGCAGCATATGGTCGCTGATCTGCTGGACTACAATGCGCTGACCGCAGGCATGGTTGCCGTCCGTCATGATAACCTTGAAGCGGCTCCGCTGCTGGAGGAAATCCTTTATCAATGGATGCTGACCCAGAACGAGGAGGTCAATAAGCCCATCCTGCTGCTGCCGGAGACCCCGCTTGTGCTGCGGGGAGACCCGCTTCGCATCCAGCAGATTATTGTGAATCTGCTGGGCAACAGCCTGCAGGCGAAGACGACGGACCGCAAGCTTCAATTGAAGCTTGAACTTACGTCTACGCCGCAGGGACAGGCCGAGATCACCGTTACGGATAACGGGCCGGGCATCCATCCGGACAGCCGGGAACGGATCTTCGAAGCCTTCTACCGCAGCTCCGGCAAGCAGAGCCTGCTTCGCGGACTCGGGCTGGGTCTGACCTTCAGCAGACTGCTGGCCGAGGCCATGGGCGGCAGCCTGGAGCTGGGCAGCCACCCGCCGCAGGGCTGTACCTTCGTGCTGCGGCTCCCGCTGGCAGAGTCATGA
- a CDS encoding response regulator transcription factor encodes MQSILIVEDEEAIARVLSAYLRKAGFHVTRAADGRSALDTFEEAPPSLVLLDIMLPEMDGFELLQLIRERSSCPVIMLTARDGINDRLAGLDGGADDYMSKPFIPEEVVARVKAVLRRPSQWSDGSRKRHFGSLFIDFSARSIFLNGAEVSLSPRDMSVLLFLAERPNQICTRDQLLEHVWEMDYDGSDRAVDLSIKRLRQALSHWPEHEGEIRTLRGTGYQLWTT; translated from the coding sequence ATGCAATCGATACTAATCGTAGAGGATGAAGAAGCCATCGCGCGGGTGCTTAGTGCCTATCTGCGAAAAGCTGGCTTCCACGTCACCCGGGCCGCAGACGGCCGGAGTGCCCTGGACACCTTCGAGGAGGCGCCGCCCTCACTGGTCCTGCTCGATATCATGCTGCCGGAGATGGACGGCTTCGAGCTGCTGCAGCTCATCCGTGAGCGGAGCAGCTGCCCGGTCATCATGCTCACCGCCCGCGACGGCATCAATGACCGGCTCGCGGGACTGGACGGCGGAGCCGACGACTATATGTCCAAGCCCTTCATTCCCGAAGAAGTGGTCGCACGGGTGAAGGCGGTGCTGCGCCGTCCCTCGCAGTGGTCGGACGGCAGCCGCAAGCGCCATTTCGGCAGTCTGTTCATCGATTTCTCGGCGCGCAGCATCTTTCTGAACGGGGCGGAGGTCAGCCTCAGCCCTCGCGACATGTCGGTGCTGCTGTTCCTGGCCGAACGCCCGAATCAGATCTGCACCCGCGACCAGCTGCTGGAGCATGTATGGGAGATGGACTACGATGGAAGCGACCGGGCCGTTGATCTCTCCATCAAGCGGCTCCGTCAGGCACTGTCGCACTGGCCGGAACATGAGGGCGAGATCCGCACACTGAGGGGAACAGGATATCAATTATGGACAACATAA
- a CDS encoding Gfo/Idh/MocA family oxidoreductase: protein MAEDNAYKVKWGILSTGWIAHQFATDLAHASNGTAYAVGSRSQESADKFAADHGIPVAYATYEELVNDPDVDAIYIGTPHPFHRENALLALRAGKAVLCEKPFTVNRGELEEVVAYAREHKLFLMEAMWSRYIPAHVKVREWLAAGRIGEVKLVKADLGFRSDWKPEGRLLNPALGGGALLDVGIYPVSFTSMVLGPHPESIASTVHIGETGVDEHFSLLLSYGNGVSASLNAGIRLNLDDEAYIYGTEGRIVVNGTLVNPKSAELYVNGELAERFEDDRDSVGYCFEAEEVGRCLQAGLTESPVMTLDESVALMKLLDEVRAQWGLKYPGE from the coding sequence ATGGCAGAAGATAACGCTTACAAGGTAAAATGGGGCATTCTCAGCACAGGCTGGATCGCCCATCAATTCGCTACAGATCTGGCCCATGCCAGCAACGGCACGGCTTATGCAGTCGGCTCGCGCTCCCAGGAGAGCGCGGATAAATTCGCCGCGGATCACGGCATTCCTGTGGCATATGCCACCTACGAAGAGCTGGTGAACGATCCTGATGTGGATGCCATTTATATCGGCACACCACATCCGTTCCACCGGGAAAATGCGCTGCTGGCATTGCGTGCCGGCAAGGCTGTGCTGTGCGAGAAGCCTTTTACCGTTAATAGGGGTGAACTGGAGGAAGTAGTGGCCTATGCCCGTGAGCATAAGCTGTTCCTGATGGAGGCCATGTGGAGCCGGTATATTCCGGCCCATGTGAAGGTGAGGGAATGGCTGGCCGCCGGGCGGATCGGCGAGGTGAAGCTGGTAAAGGCGGACCTTGGATTCCGCTCCGATTGGAAGCCGGAAGGACGCCTATTGAATCCGGCCCTAGGCGGGGGAGCGCTGCTGGATGTCGGCATCTATCCGGTCTCCTTCACCTCGATGGTCCTCGGACCCCATCCTGAATCTATCGCCAGCACAGTCCATATCGGGGAGACTGGCGTGGACGAGCACTTCTCGCTGTTGTTGTCCTACGGCAATGGTGTATCTGCTTCACTCAACGCCGGCATCCGCCTGAATCTGGACGACGAAGCCTATATCTATGGGACGGAAGGCCGTATCGTGGTCAACGGCACCCTGGTTAATCCGAAGTCGGCCGAGCTCTACGTGAACGGAGAATTGGCGGAGAGGTTCGAAGATGACCGTGATTCAGTCGGATACTGCTTCGAAGCCGAAGAGGTGGGCCGCTGCCTTCAAGCGGGACTGACTGAGAGTCCGGTAATGACGCTGGATGAATCCGTAGCCCTGATGAAGCTGTTGGATGAAGTACGGGCGCAGTGGGGACTGAAGTACCCCGGCGAATAA
- a CDS encoding DUF6612 family protein yields the protein MKKWTTIVMGVMLTVALAGCGNNEELKPSEGAATAAPAGNAAPEASASAAPAEQTSKGVPTVDELVQKSVAVSGDLKSYVVDMQVKQKINIKTAQGDNAQDTDMTTKSKFIKEPLMMHQEVQMKTAQGDQKIEQYVTKDGFYSQMNGQWTKLPATMGEQVLTAMQQSANPEKQLAQFKALTDKTKITEEGDSYLLSAEVSGDDVKELAKTYMNQTGSSDQQMAAMMEQMNIKSMNIAYAVDKKTYFPTRTDVTMVMDMTSNDQTISIDMDMKGTISDHNKVDEFKVPQEALDAKEVEMPAAPAAPTTP from the coding sequence TTGAAGAAATGGACTACGATTGTTATGGGTGTAATGCTGACTGTTGCCTTGGCTGGCTGCGGCAATAATGAGGAACTCAAGCCCTCGGAGGGAGCTGCAACGGCTGCGCCTGCAGGAAACGCGGCTCCGGAAGCTTCCGCTTCTGCAGCGCCAGCTGAACAGACATCAAAAGGTGTTCCAACGGTTGATGAATTGGTTCAGAAATCGGTTGCTGTATCTGGTGATCTGAAGAGCTATGTAGTTGACATGCAGGTGAAGCAGAAGATCAATATAAAGACGGCACAAGGGGACAATGCGCAAGATACTGATATGACCACGAAATCCAAATTCATTAAGGAGCCGCTGATGATGCATCAGGAGGTGCAGATGAAAACGGCTCAGGGTGACCAGAAGATTGAGCAATATGTGACTAAGGACGGCTTCTATTCCCAGATGAACGGGCAATGGACGAAGCTGCCGGCTACGATGGGTGAACAGGTTCTTACTGCTATGCAGCAGTCCGCTAACCCTGAGAAGCAATTGGCACAATTCAAGGCGCTTACCGATAAGACCAAAATCACCGAGGAAGGCGACAGTTATCTGCTCTCCGCTGAGGTATCCGGGGATGACGTCAAGGAACTGGCGAAGACCTATATGAACCAGACCGGAAGCTCTGACCAGCAGATGGCTGCTATGATGGAGCAGATGAATATCAAGAGCATGAATATCGCTTACGCGGTGGATAAGAAGACTTATTTCCCAACCCGTACCGATGTAACCATGGTCATGGATATGACCAGCAATGACCAGACGATATCGATTGATATGGATATGAAGGGGACCATCAGCGATCACAACAAGGTTGATGAGTTCAAGGTTCCGCAGGAAGCGCTGGACGCGAAGGAAGTTGAAATGCCAGCGGCTCCGGCAGCTCCTACAACTCCGTAA